The Paenibacillus sp. BIC5C1 DNA segment CTGGAGTAACTTCGTGGGACTCGGACTTGTTTCAGGGGATGCTAAATTATATTGGAACAGCTCCTCGAAATTGGAGTGTAGGTGCTTTAATCCTGGGTTTGTTCTATTTAGTATGGGCGGAATATGAAGCAACCAGCTCCAAAACCAGAGAAAGTCTCAAGCGTTTTGTGAGTTACGAAACTGTAGATCAAGAAGCGGAAAGCCAGAACAAAACAGAATAACTGGATAGTGTGATTTCTTATCAATAACTGTTGTTATCCTAATTTGAATAAGCCGGGGAGGCATACATATGAAGTCCATTGAAAGTTATTTTGACCCATTTCCGGTATTGGAAACTGAACGAACGCTGCTTAGGCCCATTACCTATGGTGATCTGGATGAGATGTACCGTTATTGCGCGGTTCCTGCTGTATCGGAGTACACGACCTGGGATGCTCATCAGAGCAAGGACGATACGAAAGGCTTTATTGATTTTGTCATGAGTCGATATGAGCTGGATAAGCTGGGGCCATGGGGAATCGAGGATAAACAAACGAAGAAGTTGATTGGCAGCTGCAATTATTTGGGGTGTGACAGTAACAGTATGAGGGTGGAATTGGGTTATGTGTTATCCAACGAGTATTGGGGCCAAGGAATCATGACGGAAGTGGTTAGCCGAATCATTCAATTTGGATTTGAAGACATCGGATTGGAACGCATTCAGGCTAAATGTCTGGTGGGTAACATCGGTTCCGCAAAGGTCATGGAAAAGACAGGCATGAAATTCGAAGGGCTTTTACGGAGTTATATGAAAATTAAAAACGAAATGCAGGATTTGAAAATGTACGCCATTATTCGATCCGATTATGATTTTAAATGATGATATGATTTCCAACGTACATAATGTCATATCGTGCATCTACCGAGATCCGCTATAATCTCCAAGTTGAAAAAACATGGATAAGGAATCGGGAGGTGCATTGAATTGACAGCTAAAAACAAATATAAATCACTTGAACTTGAAACACCCGGCGTATATGAACTGGAAGGACTGGAGGTCGGCGTGACCTCCAATTGCAATTACAAATGTGACTATTGCTGCGCCTACAATCGAGACGATGGGCAATGCATTAGCGGTCAGGAAGTGATTCGGATCATTAGTGAGCTTCCGCGGCTCAAGCGAGTGCGTTTGTCCGGGGGAGAGGTGACCCTGAAATATCAGGATTGTCTGGAGATTGTGACGTATTGCGGGAAACACGGTATCGACACGCAATTAA contains these protein-coding regions:
- a CDS encoding GNAT family protein → MKSIESYFDPFPVLETERTLLRPITYGDLDEMYRYCAVPAVSEYTTWDAHQSKDDTKGFIDFVMSRYELDKLGPWGIEDKQTKKLIGSCNYLGCDSNSMRVELGYVLSNEYWGQGIMTEVVSRIIQFGFEDIGLERIQAKCLVGNIGSAKVMEKTGMKFEGLLRSYMKIKNEMQDLKMYAIIRSDYDFK